A region from the Lolium perenne isolate Kyuss_39 chromosome 4, Kyuss_2.0, whole genome shotgun sequence genome encodes:
- the LOC127293395 gene encoding plasma membrane ATPase 1, with amino-acid sequence MWNPLSWVMEAAAIMAIALANGGGKPPDWQDFVGIITLLLINSTISFIEENNAGNAAAALMARLAPKAKVLRDGRWTEEEAAILVPGDIISIKLGDIIPADARLLDGDPLKIDQSALTGESLPATKGPGDGIYSGSTVKQGEIEAVVIATGVHTFFGKAAHLVDSTNQVGHFQQVLTAIGNFCICSIAVGMLIEIIVMYPIQHRAYRPGIDNLLVLLIGGIPIAMPTVLSVTMAIGSHRLSQQGAITKRMTAIEEMAGMDVLCSDKTGTLTLNKLSVDKNLIEVFEKGVTQDQVILMAARASRIENQDAIDTAIVGMLGDPKEVKLALWHVSKPGVHGNQIFSCFVPCILDVAHWVKNSCQRKESAEMW; translated from the exons ATGTGGAATCCACTGTCATGGGTCATGGAGGCTGCAGCAATCATGGCCATTGCATTGGCGAATGGAGGG GGGAAGCCACCAGATTGGCAGGACTTTGTCGGTATCATCACGCTGCTACTTATAAACTCTACTATCAGTTTTATTGAGGAAAACAATGCCGGCAATGCTGCTGCCGCACTTATGGCCCGTCTTGCACCAAAAGCCAAG GTTCTCCGTGATGGTCGGTGGACCGAGGAGGAGGCAGCCATCCTTGTGCCTGGGGACATCATCAGTATCAAACTTGGAGATATCATTCCTGCAGATGCCCGCCTCCTAGACGGAGATCCTCTGAAGATTGATCAG TCTGCCCTGACTGGAGAATCACTGCCAGCCACCAAAGGTCCTGGTGATGGCATCTACTCTGGTTCAACAGTCAAGCAGGGCGAGATTGAGGCTGTTGTCATAGCAACCGGTGTGCACACTTTCTTTGGAAAGGCTGCCCACCTTGTTGACTCCACCAACCAAGTTGGCCATTTCCAACAG GTCCTGACAGCCATCGGGAACTTTTGTATTTGCTCAATTGCTGTGGGAATGCTTATTGAGATCATTGTCATGTACCCAATTCAACACAGGGCATACCGTCCTGGGATCGACAACCTTTTGGTGCTTCTCATTGGAGGCATTCCCATAGCAATGCCCACAGTCTTATCGGTCACCATGGCAATTGGGTCCCATCGCTTGTCTCAACAG GGAGCTATAACAAAGAGAATGACTGCAATTGAAGAGATGGCTGGCATGGATGTTCTTTGCAGTGATAAAACTGGAACCCTGACTTTAAATAAGCTCAGTGTTGACAAGAACCTAATCGAG GTTTTTGAAAAAGGAGTGACTCAGGACCAAGTAATTCTGATGGCTGCTAGAGCATCCCGGATAGAAAATCAAGATGCTATTGATACGGCAATAGTTGGGATGCTAGGTGATCCAAAAGAG GTCAAGTTGGCATTATGGCATGTATCTAAACCCGGTGTACATGGAAATCAAATATTCTCATGCTTT GTTCCATGTATACTGGACGTGGCGCATTGGGTCAAAAACTCATGTCAGAG GAAGGAAAGTGCAGaaatgtggtga